CCCTGCAGCAGCCAGGGGCAACAAGCTGTCCCGGGCACCTTCATGCTCCCTGGCACCCGCACCTCCGCGGGCCTCATCTGCCCCACTTGAGGCCAGCAAGTCTTGATCTTGAGCTGTGGGCCTGCCCCTGCTGAGGCACCGCGCTCTTCTGTTCTGAAACCAGATGTAGACCGTGTCCTCGAGCAAACCTGTCCTCTGTGCCAGCTCCTCCCGAGTAGCAAAGCCTGGCCGCGGGTTCCTCTCGAAGGCTTGCAGTAGGATCCTGCGCTGGGCTGAAGTGATTCGAGTGCGAGGCCGCCGGTGGTCTGACGGCATGCCTCCACCCTGTGCCCTGGAACCAAGCTCCTGCCCCACGGCTCCAGTGCGACTTCTGCGGTTCTGAAACCACACGCGGATGCAGGAATCGGGGACCCCCATTTGACTGGCCAGGTTCTGCCTCTGTGCAAAGCTCACGTAAGGACTCTTGCTGAAAGCTGATAGCAGGGCCTCCTTTTGAGAGGCTTGCCAAACCACCCTGCTGCGCTGGGATTTGCGCCCCACGCTGCTGCCCCCCACATTGCTGCCAGCTTCCATGCTGCCAACCATGGTCTGCAAGAAATGCTCACCCAGGAGTGTCTACTCTGGACAGCTCCAGAACAAGCACAacctccagcaagcagcagcagtcTCGGGCTGGCACCACTCACTGCCTCTTAAAtacccctacctctgcctctgctccgcTAGCCCCGCCTACTCCACACGCGCCTTGGGCTACAGCCAACACCAGGACCTTCCCTTCGGGGTCAGGTTTCCAAGCGCCACACCTGCCACGCCTTTGCACCTGAGAACAGGGAACCCGGAAGAGGACCTCAAGCATCCTCTGAAACTCACAAAGTCTCCCCTTTTAAAAGCTCCTCATCCATTGCACGCCGCGGGGTCGCCATGCTAGACCCATAcccaggaagcagacaaaagTCATAGGACTCACCATTCCCATCAGACATAGCATCCAATGACTGAGGACAATAGGTCCTGACACGAAGCAGAGGCACAGTTACCGCGACATGTTGGACAAAGTCAGCAGGCTTCACAAAAGGATGGGGAATTGGAGTCGGCCTTCTAGGCATCCCTAGCCAGATGGAATCCATGATGGTTTGCTCACAACCGGATTCACACAGGTTACAAAGACAAGACTCCCCCAGGAGTCCTGAGATCCAAAGACATCAACACATCCTGCCTAGCTCTAGAATGTTTCACACCCCTTACATGGCTTCCCAAATCTGGATTTGCTATGAGGACAAACTTGGAAATTTACCTGTCCTTGGATCAAAATTCAACACCAAACACCCCAAGCACCTAGCAGCACAAAAACCTGTTTGATAACAAGCACACCTTCAGACCAAGCACACCCTcagacataaaacacacacacaacactgagGAAAAAGGATTTCAGGACAGGGGACAGGtttgggggcagagacagacaaacagacagagagaatgagagagagagagagagagagagagagagagagagagagagagagagagagagaaagagagagagagaggtggggacagggaagAAGAATGTAGGAAGTAATAAATGAGGACCATCAGAGGCAGgggagtgtatctgtgtgtttgtgtgtgtgtgtgtgtctgtgtctgtgtgtgtgtgtctgagagagagagagagggaatgagagtgagggagagatatTAATTTCCAGGTGTTTCTTTCACAGACTGTATGAGAATGAGCCTGAGAGCTTGAGATATCAATAAATTGTTCATTTGGTAGGTAGCAGAGTGTAGGAAAGGGTTGAACATCTTCTCTCACAGTGCTAAGTTTCTAAGGATGTTTTCTGTGCTGTAAGATCTCTAGAGCTAACCTTGAAGAGTGAAGAGTCTTCAGGTGTGTTTTCTTGAGGTGATGAGCAGCAAAGGAGAGATTGCTTTGTCCTGCTGCCACGCCCTAAGGCACACTGTATAACTGAAGGTCACTGTAGAATGGAAAACATGcatgtccttccactgtgggtcaaGGTCGAATTTGGACCTCCATGTGAGCAACATGCCCTTCaagtgtgggcactgcatgcCCCGACCGGCCCACTGCCTGCTTTTAGGCTATTACAGCCAGGCAGACCCACAGGTCAGGGACCTCACACTTGGGAATGCAGGCATGTGCTAAGCTTGGGGAGCTCAAGATACAAAGAGGAACAAGGGAGTGTGCTGGGGACTAATAGCAGTGTGGGGAGCAAGAGTCTCTATGGACTGTGTGTCAAACTTGGAATAAGGTGTTCAGGAATGGTTGCACTGTACTTCCAGGGTGACCTTTATTTACAAGATGATGGCCTTACACACATTCTTCTTTCAGTTGACATTCCACCTGCTTGTTTCTTTATCTACCAACCCCATCGATCCATTGTACACAGCCcagcttcccttcttttctccccttcctatCCCACATCCCTGCATCCCCCCTCCAGACTCACTTCCCCACAATGGTCTTGCATCCATTTGGATTGGAAAGCTCATGCCCAACATCCTTTTAGAACAAAAGAGCCGATTCAACTCCCCACCCcatgaaacaacacacacacacacacacacacacacacacacacacacacacacaattcaaacagTGTAAAACTTTATTGAATCAATGGggataaaaagcaaaaccaatcaaagcaaaacaagactGAACAAAGGCCTAGGAGTTGATATAGAATGACTGGCTGGTAATTCATCTCACAGGTCAACACAAGGCCTTGGTAAGAAAAGCAGCAGTTcctcaaactcagggaagaagtcttctctcctctttcccctgggCTAGTGTCCTGTGAAGAGTAGCCTAAACCTGGTGCCCCTGAGATTTCCTGGGGTCCATCTGTCGGAGTTTTCTTTAGGCCTCCTTGTTGTTGGGCAGTCACTAGGGACAACATCTTCTATTCATGTAGCAGAGTCACCATTTTCTCAGGTCGGATGTCCTAATCCTGGGGCCCTGAAGAAGACACTCCACTAGTAAAAACACAGCTGAAAGCCTTCTTCTCATAAGGGAGACATCTCCATTCCCTACATCCTAGTTGGGAGATGGGTTTAGGGTTGGGGGGGCAGATCCTTCCTGCTCTGGGTACCTTCTCCAGTGTGGAATCCGAGTCTCTTCTAGATTTGGGCGTCTTGTGCTTCCAAAATCAAGGAAGCCAGACTGGGAGTCAGAGCATATCCAGCAGAGCCTGGTAATCCTCTTGAGTAAGAGACAGCTCAGCTACTGTGTCTATTGGCTCCAGATCCAGAGGAGCTGACCCATGCTCCTCCACTTGGACTTTGGTCATCAGTTGGTCAAAGATGAACTCCAGAGTGCCTGTTTTGCTTTCTTGAGTTGGACCTGGGCTTACATGAGATGCCTCTTCAAATTGGGATGGCAGTGACTCTCTACATAAGGTTTCCAGGACTCAAGGTATTTTTTGCCATACCTCCTGCACAGAGCCACTGGCAACACAC
The sequence above is drawn from the Arvicanthis niloticus isolate mArvNil1 chromosome 20, mArvNil1.pat.X, whole genome shotgun sequence genome and encodes:
- the LOC117724724 gene encoding uncharacterized protein LOC117724724, with amino-acid sequence MVGSMEAGSNVGGSSVGRKSQRSRVVWQASQKEALLSAFSKSPYVSFAQRQNLASQMGVPDSCIRVWFQNRRSRTGAVGQELGSRAQGGGMPSDHRRPRTRITSAQRRILLQAFERNPRPGFATREELAQRTGLLEDTVYIWFQNRRARCLSRGRPTAQDQDLLASSGADEARGGAGAREHEGARDSLLPLAAAGLTDSSSPSDLPTFCTESQLCQSEEPCGPVQEEAPAQARNTGPLELFLPQWLDQAQAEELVPAPLDLDGVLDGRELEGAHDSLLPLPPTGGVAMDPSSPSDLPTFCTESQPSQVEEPSGPGQAQAPTQASNTNPLDFFLDQLLTEVQVEEHGSAPLDLEPIDTVAELSLTQEDYQALLDML